The Bacteroides sp. AN502(2024) DNA segment CTCACCGTCGAGGAACCAGCGGCAATCGGCAGTGAACAGGCACTCCTCGAAACGCAACGGTTCGTCGGCGTAGAAATCGCACCGGGCAAGAATGCTTGTACGGATAATTTCGATGCCGTACGATTCCCGCCTACGGTGTCCGATGGGGACGTTATGGACAGTGAAGTGAGACACTTCTCCATTACCCGCATAGCATATTTTCCTATCTCCGCAGATCTTGGGGCTGTCTATCACCACATGGTGTATGCCTCTTTTCCCGCCGATGCACCCCATGTATAAGGGTGAGTTGCGTATGATAACGCTATGGTCGCCCACACCCCATGAGTGCTGCGTCCACCCGAAATATCCTCCCCAGGCACGTCCCACCCCGGCATATCCCCATGCGCCGTATCGTATCATGGCGGTGTAGGTGGCCGGCGCGCAATTCTCCACGATGATGTCATTCAGCGTGAAGCCATGAATGAGATAGGTGTCTTGCCCGTCGAATGTGGCCGCTCCCATGTAGTCTCCTTGTATGCGGGTATCGTGGTCTCCATCGGACATGTCCTCGCAGAATCGTCCTCGGCAGATGATTTCTTTCGCCGCGGTTCCGTGTCCCCTATACGCCTTTCCCAGTGTCTGATAGGGATTATCCGGGGTTCCTGTGCCGATGAGGTCGTTTCCCGCGTATGAGTCCACATAGACACACCGGGCGTTTCGTGTCCGCCACAAATAAGGTCTCATTCCTCACCTCCTTTCACCGTTTCCACATTGATGACATCCCCGCGTCGTCCCCATGTGGGTTGTTGCGGGTCGATATACTCGCGGCGGATGGTTACACGCCACGCCTTATTTTCAATCACCCACCTTATGGGGCGCCCGAACCGGTCGGTTTGAGGCATGACCTTTCCCGTTTCTTCGGTATTCATGGCCAGAAGAGGATAGATTTCTTCGTATATCCACCTCATGGCGGATTCGGTTTGCGAAGTGTGGGGGTCTGTCTGCCACGTCACTCCTTCTTTTATTTTGATTTCCATTCGATATTGGTTTAGAGATTATACATCAGAGGCACGCCGGTGAGGCCGGCTCATCACACATCTTATTCCGACGGCCGCCGCGGCTTCGTTGACGCGTTGGATTTCCCATGTGGCGAGTTGTCCCGGTTCAATCAGTATCGCCTGCGGGTTTTCGGGATCGACCTCCCGGCGTACCGTGTTCCCGGCGGTTATCCACAGGTGTGCCACGTTGAACAGACGCACCTCTTTCATCGTCACCGCATACGCCTCCATGTTGACATCCTGAATGGCGACTCCCGTCTGCCCGAAGTCGAGCGTGTAGCTGCGGTCGGCAAGCGAGTCGCGCAGGTTCTCGAGGGTCTTTCTCAAGCCTTCCTCGGCATCGGTGGCACGTTTTGTCTCATCGCTTATTTCTTCGTGACAAGCGGTCGCGATGGTTTTCCGTAGTTCTTCCAGCATGCCGGTCAGCGTCTCCGCATCGGTCACCCCTTGGAGAAACGCTTCCATCTCCCGCCATCGGTTGATCGTACTGTCGGCCGTGTCCTTTGCTTCCAAAAAGGTCTTAATTGTATTCGCCAAAGCCCATAACGTGCTGTAATTCGCGCCCAAAGCGGAAAACGTGCTTTCCAGAGAAGCGCAGGGATCCGTGGGGTGCAGACACCCTCGCAGGCTTTCCGCATCGGCGTTGGCCGTGTCGATCTCCGCCTGCTGTCGTATGTCCGTGGCTTGCAAGTCGTCCATGTCGTCCGAAACGCGCCTGAACTCTTTCTCGGCCACGGCTGTATGTTGGTCGAACTCCGTGCGCAGCATACTGTGTCTTTTTTCCAAAGCCACACCGGAGGAGTGGTCGTATTTCGCATTTAGCTGTTCAGGGAGATCCTCCACGTTGGCAAGGGGCAGTTTGTCTTCCGTCTTATGCAGAAAACTGTCTATCCAGTCCGCGAACTGTTCTTCAATCGGGTATTTTCCGCGTTTGAACCATTGTTTTAATGTTGAACGTAATCTGATAGCCATTGTGATATTATTTATTTAAGTCGCATGATATAAGCCAGAACATAATACGGGGGACGGTTTTCATGTTGCGCACCACCGCCCTTGCCTTCCGTGTCATGCCTGTAATAGAACAGATGCTTGTTGTCATAATCCGTATCATTTGACCCGATATTGTTGTTCGTCACGATGGTGTCGTAGTTCTGGCCGTCGTGGGCTTCCGGATAATAATAATCCTTGAACGTATGCGCATGGTTCGGCATTTCATTGATGGTAAGGGCATGTTTTTTCTCACCGCCTGCCGTGCCTTTCGTCTTGTAGTCATTATCACTGTCGTGGTAGCCCACGACAAAACGGCCGCGCAGATCGGGAAGACGGAAAAAGCCGCTGGTCGTAGTGTACCGTGTACCGTTGGCACTGTAAGCATTGTTAAAGGTCGTACCCAAAGCCTTGTACAGGTCGGGATAGTCCTTTGTGCTTAATTGCCGCCCGTCACAAAGGGCGTAACCGTCAGGCTCGGTTTTTCCCGCCCATAGCAGCACGATACCCAAAGGTGCGGGGGTGAATTTTGCCGCCTCCTCTTGCAGGTCTTCTTTCAGGTCGGCAATAGCCTGATTAAGTGCGTCAGAAGTCTGCACATTCTTGAAGTCCTCCCATCTGAAATTTTCATAGCCCACACCCGCGGCAAGCGTCCGTTTCGTGTAGGCTTTCGGATAATCGTATCCTTGCGCCGTCACGGGTATATCCTCTTGTTTCACATACATGCCGCTGCCGACCGCACCGCCCTCGAAACGCAAAACTTCACCGGCGGGAAAAGCCGCCGTCCGTACAAATACATAACCCTCGGAACGCTTTGTGCCGTCCTGTGAAAGGTCGCAGCCGCGCAGGATTACTTTGTCGCCGGCGATGTTGCCCAATATAGCGACAAGCGCGATATTGGTCTGCAAGGCGTCCAGCGTCTCACAGTCCAGCGGAAAATCCTTGTTTCCCTGTGTCAGGTAATTACCTGTGATTTTATCCATTATCTTTTTTATTTGTAGTTTATAGTCCAACGTTTTGAAGCAAGTTTGTAAGTGTCCACGATTGCGTTCATACGATTTTCATCCACCCGGTCGCGCAGGCTTATCGGTACCGTGACCCAAAAATCGTAACCATTCACACCACCGAAGCCGCGGCGGTTAAGGATAAAAGCAGTTCCCATGATATGCGAAGGTAGCAGTATGAACCGCTCCTGCTCGCGTTGGAAAATGCGTTGTCCCTGCAATGACACGCTCCATTCGTCCTCCACCAGAATACGGCGTTCCACAGGGTCGAACGTGTCATTCAGGACGGCACGCAGGTGGCACACCTGCCCGTTATGCGACAGCCTGTATTGCTTATCCTGACGCCAGCGCATGAAATTTCCGTAAACGATGTTCACACCCTGCACCATGCTTTGCGCAAAGGCGGCAATCAGAGGCCTGCGGTAGTGCGTGGGCAGCAACAGCAACGCCAGACGTTTTATTTTAAGGTCATAGAGGCTCATTTGTAAGGTGTCATGTTAAGTTTGATATTTCCAGCTTTGAAATAACCCGACGCAGGTGTGTAACGGGCGTTTATCTTCGTGGGCGTACCCTCGCCGCTTACCATCGTTTCAGACCCGCGCAACTCGACAATGCGCACCCCGTCGATGGCTTGCAGACAATCCACAAGTGCCATGTTGGTGTATTCACCGTTGAAAGGCAGGTTTTCGATATAGGCGATAATGGCTTCACGGCAGGCCGTCTCGACATTTTCGGACAGCAGCATCGCGTCAAAATATACGTCCGCCTCGCAATTGAATGCGTCAGGAGGCCGGTTTACGAGGTTCACACGCACGCCGGCGTCTTTTATTTCCGCAATGTAGGCCGCAAGCTGCCCCTCCGTATCGGTATCGAGCGGCTGCCGCTTTCCCCGGCATCACCCGCCACCTTGATGGTAAGGATGGAGGCATCGGCATTTTCTGTGGCCGCGGCATATTTTACCACGTGGGCGGTCTCGATGTCACCGTCACTCATGCCCTCCGTGTCGTAGTGATCCGTATCGGGAACGAGGGTTTTGTCTTTTATGAAACCCAGCACCTTGTCCCTGTACCATTTGGGGCGGTGAGGCATGATAGCCTCGATGCGTTCCTCCACGTCCTTTTTATGCCTGTCAAAAAGGTTTTCAAGTACCCATGTGGCACAAGCCACGATATAGAACAGCAGGCTCTCAACGCTTACCTTGCTGAAATGCGAGGAAAAAGCCGTCCCCGTCTCAAAACCATAGGCGCGCGCAACATCCGAATTGCGCATGAAGTCGGTCGTCATAC contains these protein-coding regions:
- a CDS encoding tail fiber protein, with amino-acid sequence MDKITGNYLTQGNKDFPLDCETLDALQTNIALVAILGNIAGDKVILRGCDLSQDGTKRSEGYVFVRTAAFPAGEVLRFEGGAVGSGMYVKQEDIPVTAQGYDYPKAYTKRTLAAGVGYENFRWEDFKNVQTSDALNQAIADLKEDLQEEAAKFTPAPLGIVLLWAGKTEPDGYALCDGRQLSTKDYPDLYKALGTTFNNAYSANGTRYTTTSGFFRLPDLRGRFVVGYHDSDNDYKTKGTAGGEKKHALTINEMPNHAHTFKDYYYPEAHDGQNYDTIVTNNNIGSNDTDYDNKHLFYYRHDTEGKGGGAQHENRPPYYVLAYIMRLK